Sequence from the Angustibacter luteus genome:
TCACGGATGGCGCTGCGCAGCTCGGTCAGCTGGGCCACGGTGAGACCGCGGTACTCGGTCAGCACGGCCGCGTTGGACTCACGGAACTTGTCGGTGAGCTCAGCGACGGCTGCTGCCTTGTCGGGCCTGGCCATGGGCCTCCTTCCACGGGTGAAGCGCCGGCGGTTCCGGACCCGCTCATGACGAACGCCCCGGCGCTAGGCGCACGGGGCGTGGACGACCGCGTCACGGGGACGCACTGTCGAGAACCTCGGTCACCTGCGCGGGTCGCCCGCGTGAGCGGACTTTCGGACGTCGTGCCAGGTGCGGCACTCGGTCGACCAGCGGTCTTGGGCAGCCTCCAGAGTACGGGGCGGGGCGCCGTCCGACCAAATCGGCCCACTCCGGCCGTCCCACCACCCCGAATGTCCCGATATTCGGGGCTATGGATCCGCCATGACCCCGAATGTCGGGACATCTGGGGTGCCGGGGCGCCGGGGTGCCGGGGCCCGGCGGCTCAGCTCTTCGTCGTCTTGCCCGGGGCCTTGTTGACGGTGATCCGGATCCGGTCCGGGGAGGCGATCTTCGAGGCCGGCGGCAGGTCGAACGCGTGCCCGGCCTTGACCGGCCGCACCTTCACCTCGAACGTGGTCGGCCCGAAGTCCTGCACCAGGGAACGGATCAGGCCCGCCGAGTCGATCTCGATCTGCAGGTATGCCTTCTCGCCCTTGAGCAGGCGCAGAGCCCTGCGCAGCCGCGGGTCCAGCTTCTTGCCCGCCAGGGTCTTGGCGACGTCCAGCTCACCCTTGTAGACCTGCACCGGCTCGTCCAGGATCTGGCTGGAGCCGGCGGGCACCAGCCCCCGCTCCAGCGCCAGCGCGTTGACGTCCTTGAGGTCGTCGCGCTTGGCCACCGCCCGCATCTGGTCGCCGAACTGCTTGAACGCCTTCGAGATGCCGTCCTTGCCGCCCGGGCGCAGGCGGACCCACGTCTTCGGCATGTTCGAGATCAGGCCGAGCGCGTACACGTCGCCGTCCTGCTGCACGATCGTCTCGATGACCTGCTTGCCGAAGGTGACGCTGGCGCGCAGCCGGTGCGGCGTGACGCCGTAGTCGATGGTGTCGACCTCGGCGAAGATCCGGTCGTCGCGGTAGGTGTAGTTCGTCTGCGTCTCGACGTACCGCACCTTCTTGCGGGCGGTCACGGCACGCACCAGCAGCGCCTTGGTGTCGGACGCCGAGGCGGTCGCGACGGACGTCGGGCCGGCGGTGGCCGTGGCACTGGCCGTCGCGCTCGCGGACGTCGAGGGGCTGCTCGAGGCACCCAGGCTGGCGACGGAGCCGCCGGAGTCGGAGCACGCGGCGAGGGCGAGGGCCAAGGTGCCGGCGGTCAGCGCGGCGAGCACGGGACGACGGGGCACGGGCACTCCTCGCTGCAGGGGCCCGAGGTGTCCGGAGCCAGGCGCATCCTGCCAGCACGAAGACCCGCGGCGCGCACCATTCGCGCAAGACGTGGCCATCCGGCCCTGAGAACCACTTGGAGCGCGAATGGTGCGGCGGACGGGACGGCGAAGGGCCCCTGCCGCAGTGGCAGGGGCCCTTCGGACGACGCGGGGCCGGGTCAGGCGGACTCGGCCTCGTCGGCGACGGTGACGTTGCGCGTGCGGTTCGGGTCGACCGGGATGCCCGGGCCCATCGTGGTGGCGACGGTGGCCTTGCGCAGGTAACGACCCTTGGCGGACGACGGCTTGAGCCGCAGCACCTCCTCGAGCGCGGCGGCGTAGTTCTCCACGAGGTTCTGCTCGCTGAACGACGTCTTGCCGATGATGAAGTGCAGGTTCGCGTGCTTGTCCGAGCGGAACTCGATCTTGCCGCCCTTGATGTCGGTAACGGCCTTGGCGACGTCCATCGTCACGGTGCCGGTCTTCGGGTTCGGCATCAGGCCACGCGGGCCGAGCACCTTGCCGAGCCGGCCGACCTTGCCCATGAGGTCGGGGGTGGCGACGACGGAGTCGAAGTCGAGCCAGCCGCCCTGGACCTTCTCGAGCAGATCGTCGCTGCCGACGAAGTCGGCGCCCGCGGCGGTCGCCTGCTCAGCGCGCTCACCCGTGGCGAAGACCAGGACCCGAGCGGTCTTGCCGGTGCCGTGCGGCAGGTTGACGGTGCCGCGCACCATCTGGTCGGCCTTGCGGGGGTCGATGCCCAACCGGAAGGCGACCTCGACGGTCGCGTCGTACTTCGTGGTCGACGTCTCCTTGGCGAGGCGGACGGCGTCCAGCGGTGCGTAGAACTTGTCGGCGTCGATCTTCTCGGCCGCCGAGCGGTAGGACTTGCTGCGCTTCATGTGGTGCTCCCTGGTTCTGGGTGGGGGTGTGGTCGAACGGGCCAGCGCTGGCCCTGCCACGGACTTCTGGGTCGTGCAGGTGGTGCGAGGGGTGGTGCTCAGCCCTCGACCGTGATGCCCATCGAGCGGGCGGTGCCGGCGATGATCTTCGCGGCGGCGTCCACGTCGTTCGCGTTGAGGTCCTCCATCTTGGACTGCGCGATCTCGCGGACCTGCTCGTTGGTGAGCTTGGCGACCTTGGTCTTGTGCGGCTCGCCGGAGCCCTTGGCCACGCCAGCGGCCTTCTTGATCAGCTCGGCGGCCGGCGGGGTCTTCGTGATGAACGTGAACGAGCGGTCCTCGTACACGGTGATCTCGACCGGGATGACGTTGCCGCGCTGGGCCTCCGTCGCGGCGTTGTACGCCTTGACGAACTCCATGATGTTCACGCCGTGCTGGCCGAGAGCCGGGCCGACGGGCGGCGCGGGGGTCGCGGCACCGGCCTGGATCTGAAGCTTGATGAGGCCAGTGACCTTCTTCTTCTTGGGGGGCATTTCTCGGGTCCTTACGTGGTGCGGGTTCTCGACGCGGTCGGACGACGACGTCGGGGTCTGTGGGGGCTGCCGGGGCTCAGATCTTCGCGACCTGGCTGAACGACAGCTCGACGGGCGTCTCGCGGCCGAAGATCGACACGAGCACCTTGAGCTTCTGGGCGTCCGCGCTGATCTCCGAGATCGTCGCCGGCAGGGTCTCGAACGGGCCCTCCATGACGGTGACCGACTCGCCGACCTCGAAGTCGATGACCCGGACCGGGGCGGCGGCCTTCTGGCCGGGCTTCTCCTTGACGTCGAGCGTGGGGGCCAGCATCGAGAACACCTCGTCGGTGCTCAGCGGCACCGGCTGGTGGGTGTTGCCGACGAAGCCGGTCACGCCCGGGGTGTGCCGGACGGCGCCCCAGGACTCGTCCGTGAGGTCCATCCGGACCAGGACGTAGCCGGGCATGCGCACGCGGCGGACCTGCTTGCGCTGGCCGTTCTTGACCTCGGTGACCTCCTCCATGGGGACCTCGACCTGGAAGATGAAGTCCTCCATGGTCAGGCTCTGGATGCGGGTCTCGAGGTTCGTCTTCACGCGGTTCTCGTAGCCGGCGTAGGAGTGGATCACGAACCAGTCGCCGGGGGCGCGGCGCAGGCCGGCCTTGAACTCCTCGACCGGGTCGACGTCGTCGTCCTCGTCCGCGGTCGCGTCCTCGGTCGCGTCCTCGACGGGCGCGTCCACGACGGCGGCGTCCACCTCGGCGTCTGCCTCGGCAGCGTCGTCGTTGGTGGACAGCTCGACCTCGGCGGCGCCGTCAGGGGCGTCCTCACCGATGGTCTGCGTCGTCGGATCCGTCTGGTCGGACACGTCGTGCCTGCTTCCTCGTCGTCAGTCGTGCGTGCGGGTCGTGCTGGTCCTGCTGGTCCTGCTCAGCTGCTGGAGCCGCCGAAGACCCGGACCACGACGGCGCCGAGCCCGATGTCGAGCGCGGCGACGAACGCCATGACCGAGACCACGAACACCATGCAGACCGCGGTGTACGTCAGCAGCTCGGTGCGCGTCGGCCGGACGACCTTGCGCAGCTCCGCCATGACCTGGCGGAAGAACAGCCCGATCCGCGACAGCGGCCCTCGTCGGGCGGTGCTGGTCTGGCTCACTGTCCCTCACCTGGTGCTCGTCGGAATCCACCCGCAAGGCGCATCAGGCGCCCCGGGGCCGGGACCGTGTCGTCGACGCGGCCCCGCCGCCTCGCGGCGGGTCGGTGCTCACCCCACGAGGGGGTGCAACGCAGGGCAGGAGGGACTTGAACCCCCAACCGTCGGTTTTGGAGACCGATGCTCTGCCAATTGAGCTACTGCCCTTCAGGTCGTCGACGCCCCGCTGAGACCACCCAGCATCGAACCCCGGGCAGGCGACAGCATGGCGGCCGTCAACCACCGCAAGGAAGTGTACGCGAGTCACGGCCACCGGGTCGAACCGGCCGACGGTCGGTCCGCCCGCCGCGGAACCTGGTCGACGCCGACCGGGGTCCCGGTGGGAGGATGGCTGTCGTGAGCGAGCCGACGACGTCCACCAGCCCCTCCAAGATGTCCGCCGCGACCGCGCAGCGCCGCGTCTCCCAGCGTATCGGCGCCATCGCGGAGTCCGCGACGCTCGCCGTGGACGCCAAGGCCAAGGCGCTCAAGGCCGAGGGCCGCCCGGTGATCGGGTTCGGCGCGGGCGAGCCCGACTTCCCGACGCCGGACTACGTCGTCGAGGCGGCGATCGAGGCCGCCCGGGTGCCGGCGAACCACCGCTACACGCCCGCGGGTGGGCTCCCCGACCTCAAGAAGGCCATCGCGGCCAAGACCGAGCGGGACAGTGGCCTGCTGGTCGCTCCCGACCAGGTGCTGGTCACCAACGGCGGCAAGCAGGCGGTCTACCAGGCCTTTGCGACCCTGCTGGACCCCGGCGACGAGGTCATCGTGCCGACTCCGTACTGGACGACGTACCCCGAGGCGATCAAGCTGGCCGGCGGCGTCCCGGTCGACGTGTTCGCCGGCGCGGACGCCGGGTACCTGGTCACGGTGGACCAGCTCGAGGCCGCCCGCACGGACCGCACCAAGGTGCTGCTGTTCTGCTCGCCCTCGAACCCGACCGGCGCGGTCTACCCGCCCGACCAGGTCAAGGCGATCGGCGAGTGGGCGCTCGAGCACGGCATCTGGGTGGTCACGGACGAGATCTACGAGCACCTCGTGTACGACGGCGCCGAGTCGGTCTCGATGCCGGTCGTCGTGCCGGAGCTGGCCGACACCTGCGTCGTGCTCAACGGGGTCGCCAAGACCTACGCCATGACGGGGTGGCGGGTCGGCTGGCTGCTCGGCCCGAAGGACGTCGTGAAGGCGGCCACCAACCTGCAGTCGCACGCCACGTCCAACGTCGCGAACGTGTCCCAGCGAGCGGCGATCGCCGCGCTGACTGGCGACCTGTCCGCCGTGGCCATGATGCGCGAGGCCTTCGACCGCCGCCGGCGCACCATCGTCGACATGCTCAACGCGATCGACGGCGTGCACTGCCCGACGCCGCAGGGCGCGTTCTACGTGTACCCCTCGGTCGAGGGCGTGCTCGGGCGCACGATCCGCGGCCGGACGCCGACGACGTCTGCCGAGCTGGCCGAGCTGATCCTGGACGAGGTCGAGGTCGCCGTCGTGCCGGGCGAGGCGTTCGGTCCGAGCGGCTACCTGCGGCTGTCGTACGCGCTCGGTGACGCCGACCTGGCCGAGGGCGTCGGTCGGATCCAGGAGCTGCTCGGCGAGGGCCGCTGACCGCGACCGTGGCAGCACAGCGCGACCTGGCCGCCCTGCCGAAGGCGCACCTGCACCTGCACTTCACGGGCTCGATGCGGCCGGCGACGGTGATCGACCTGGCGCACCAGCACGGCATCCACCTGCCCGACGCGCTGACCAGCGGCCAGCCGCCGGAGCTGCACGCGACGGACGAGAAGGGCTGGTTCCGCTTCCAGCGGCTCTACGACATCGCGCGCTCGTGCGTGCGGACCGAGGACGACGTCCGCCGGCTGGTGCTGGAGGCGGCCCAGGACGACGCCCGGGACGGCTCGCGCTGGCTGGAGATCCAGGTCGACCCGACCTCGTACGCCGTGCACCTGGGTGGGCTGACCCCGACCCTCGAGCTCGTCCTGGACGCCGTGAAGGTGGCGAGCGCGCGGACCGGTGTCGGCATCGCGGTCGTCGTCGCGGCCAGCCGGATCCGGCACCCGCTGGACGCCCGCACCCTGGCCCGGCTGGCCGTCCAGTACGTCGGCGACGGGCCCGGCGAGGTGGTCGGCTTCGGGCTCAGCAACGACGAACGCCGCGGCCGCACCGAGGACTTCGCGGGGGCCTTCCGGATCGCCCGCAACGCTGGCCTCGCCAGCGTGCCGCACAGCGGTGAGCTGCTCGGCCCGGACCACGTGCAGGTGACCCTCGACGCGCTCGCGCCGGACCGGATCGGCCACGGCGTCCGCAGCGTCGAGGACCCACGCGTGCTCGAGCAGATCGTGCAGCGCGAGATCACCCTGGAGACGTGCCCCGGCTCGAACGTCGCGCTCGGCGTCTACCCCGAGGCCGAGGCGGTGCCGCTGCGGACCCTGCTGGACGCCGGCGCCCGGGTCGCCCTCGGCGCCGACGACCCGCTGCTCTTCGGCACCCGGCTCACCGACCAGTACCGGATCGCCCGCGAGGTGCACGGCCTGGACGACGCCGCGCTGGCGGCGCTGGCGGCGTCCTCCATCCGCGGCTCGCGAGCGCCGGACGACGTCAAGCGCGGGCTCCTCGGGGACGTCGACGCCTGGCTGGCGAGCGACCCGACGTGACCGCCCCGGCCGTCGTGACCGGGATCGGCGAGGTGTTCCGGGTCTTCGACCAGCAGGACTCCGGCTGCGTCTCCTACGGGGTGCGTCGCGGCTCCGAGCGGTACTTCGTGAAGACGGCGACGACACCGGCCGCCGACCGGTCGCTGCGCCGGGCGGTCGAGGTGCACGGCGCGGTCCAGCACCCGGCACTGGTGGCCCCGGTCCGGGTGGAGCCCGACGGCGACGGCATCGCCCTGGTCTACCCGTGGGTCGACGGCGACGTGCTCTACCACGCGACCGTCGGACCGGACGGCCGCGCGACGTCGGCCCGGCGAGACGACCCGGGCAGTCCGCTGGCGCGCTTCCGCGGGCTCCCGCTGCCAGCCGTGCGACGGGCGATCAGCACCATCCTCGAGGCCCACGTGCCCGTGGACGAGGCCGGCCTGGTCGCGGTCGACCTGTACGACGGCTGCTTCCTGTACGACTGGGCGGCCGACGCGGTGCGGATCATTGACGTCGACGAGTACCGCCGGGGGCCGTTCGTCCCGGACACGCAGCTCCCGGGATCGACCCGGTTCTACGCGCCCGAGGAAGTCGGTGTCGGTCAGGTCGTGGACCGTCGGACGACGGTCTTCCGGCTCGGTCGGGTCGCTCGGCTGCTGCTGGACGCCGGCGACACCGAGTCGGCCTGGCGGGGAAGCGGGGCCGAGCTCGAGGTGATCGCACGAGCCACCCACCGGGATCCGGACCAGCGCTTCCAGTCCGTCGCCGACCTGGTGGCGCACTGGCACGCCGCCGGCTGAGTCAGACCTCCAGTCCCCGCAGGAAGGCGAGCGAGCGCTGCCAGAGCAGCTCGGTGGCGACGGCGTCGTACTCCTTCGGCAGCGACGGATCGGTGAACAGGTGGCCGTCGCCCGCGTACTCGAACACGTCGATCCGGCCGCTGGCCGCCTGGACCTGCGCGACCGTGCCGTCGATCTCACCCTGCTCGCGGAACGGGTCGCCCACCGTCGAGTGCAGCTGGGCGGGCACCCCCGCCGGCCAGCGCACGTCGTCCCCCAACCACTCGACCAGGAAGGCGCCGGCGAAGAGCAGGACGCCGGCCACCGGCCGCCGGGTGGCGACCAGCACGGCCGAACCCCCGCCGGCGGAGAAGCCCGCCGTCACGAAGCCGTCAGGCAGGTCGGCGACGGCGGCCAGCCCGCGACGCATGACCTCGAAGGGGCCGAGCTCGTGCTCGGCGTACTGCATGGCCGGCTCGTACTCGTCGAAGACCCGACCCTCGTAGAGGTCGGGGACGAGCACCTCGTGGCCGTCGGCTCGCAGCCGCTCGGCGGCGTCCAGCACGCCCGGGCGCACACCGAGGACGGAGTGGAACAGGGCGATCTGCGTCATGCCCGACAGCAGACCACCCGGCACCGACAGTCGGTCAGCGGTGCTGGCCCGGAGCGAGCCGCGCCAGCGCCTCGGCGGCGGCCGCGTTGTGCCGGGCGATCGGCACGAGGACGCGCACGGCGTCCGAGGTCTGGCCGGTCTGGCGCACGGCCGCCGCGAAGGCGGTCGCGCCGATGAGGCCGGCGGTGAGCTCTGTGACGTAGATGCTGAGGTCCATGGCAGTTCCGTATCGTCGGGGTTCGCTACCTGCTGGATCGGCCACCCGCGCAGCAGCCTTGAGGACTTCGCCCGTCACAATGGGCCCGTGAGCAACCCGGTGCTGGTCGCCTGCGCGCACGGCACGCGCGGCGCTGACGGCCGTCGCGCCGTCGGGACGCTCGTCGCCGCGGTGCAGGCGGCACGGCCCGGGACGGTCGTGCGGGCCGCCTTCGTCGACGTCCAGGAGCCCACGGTCGCCCACGTCGTCCACGAGGTCACCGACGCGGGTTCGTCGGTCGTCGTCGTCCCGCTGCTGCTGTCCGCCGGCTACCACGTGGCGGTGGACATCGGGCGGGCCGTGCACGGCCGGGCGGCCACCGCGACGCCCGCGCTGGGCCCGGACGACCGGTTGACCGCACTGCTGCACGACCGGCTGCTCGCCGCGGGCACCGGGGACGAGGACGCCCTCGTGCTGGCCGCCGCGGGGTCCAGCGACCCGGCAGCGGTGCGCGACGTCGAGCGGGTGGCCGCGGCGCTGGCCGCCCTGCACTCCGGTCCGGTCACGGTCGGGTACGCCGCCGCCGCCAAGCCGTCGGTGACCGAGGCTGTCGAGACGGCCCGGCGCGAGCACCCCGGACGTCGGGTCGTCGTGGCCGCCTACCTGCTCGCCCCCGGCCACTTCCACCGCCGGCTCGGCGACGTCGGCGCGGACGTCCTCACCGCCGCGCTGCTGTCCGCCGCGGGCCCGCCGGACCCGCGGCTGGTCGAGATCGTCCTGGACCGCTATGACGCCGGCGTGCGCAGCCTGCTCAGAGACTGAGCCCGACCAGCACCGGCTCGTTGACCAGCGTCACGGCAAACTCGTCCTGCACGCCGTCCCGCACCACCCGGGCCAGCGCCACCAGCTCGGCCGCCGAGGCACCGCCACGGTTCGTCACCGCGAGCGTGTGCTTGGTCGAGAGCGCGACCCGTCCCGGCAACCCGAAGCCCTTGCCGAAGCCGGCCCGCTCGATCAGCCACGCGGCACTCGTCTTGGTGCCGGCGTCCTCCGGCCAGGCCGGCGGCTCGACGTCCGGCCCGAGGCGCTCGCGCACCCGCTCGCGCAGCCGCTCGAAGTCCGTCGCGGACAGGATCGGGTTGGTGAAGAACGACCCCGCGCTCCAGGTGTCGTGGTCCTCGGCGTCCAGCACCATGCCCCGGCGGCGGCGCTGCTCGAGCACGGCCTGCCGGGCGTCGGCGAGCGGGACCCGGCCACCCACCTCGACGCCGAGGCCCTGGGCCAGGTCGCGGTAGCCGATCGGTGCGGACAGGTCACCCAGCCGCAGCTGGAACAGCACGTCCAGCACCACGAAGCGGTCGGTGCCCTTGAACGCGCTGTGCCGGTAGGTGAACCGGCAGTCCGCGTTGGCCACGGTGACCACCTGCTGGCCGAACCGGTCCCACACCCGCACCTGGGCGATCGTCTGGGAGACCTCCTGGCCGTACGCGCCGACGTTCTGCACCGGCGTGGCGCCGACCGAGCCGGGGATGCCGGACAGCGCCTCGATGCCCACCCAGCCCTCGTCGGCGGCGCGGGCCACCAGGTCGTCCCAGGGCTCCCCCGCGGCGACCCGCACGTTCACCCCGCCGCAGCCGTCGGCCGACTCCACCACGACCCCGGACGACGCGACCCGGACGACGGTGCCGGGCACCGGCTCGTCGCTGACCAGCAGGTTCGAGCCGCCGGCCAGCAGCAGCAGCGACTCGTCGGCGTCGTCGACCTCGCGGACGGCGTCCACCAGCTCGTCGGTCGTGGACGCCGTGACCAGCCGCTCCGGCTCCCCGCCCACCCGCAGCGTGGTGAGCTCGGCCAGCCTCACGGCGTCCGCTCCTGGATCGGCTCACGGGCCGCGGCGACCACCAGCAGGCCCAGCACCAGCGCACCGAGCACGACGTACAGCGCCCTCAGCACGCCGACGTGGTCGGCCAGGAAGCCGATCAGTGGTGGGCCGGCCAGGAACGCCGTGTACCCGATCGAGGCCACCACACTGACCCGGGCCGCGGCGTGCTCGGGGTCGTCCGCGGCGGCGCTCATGCCGACCGGGAAGCCCAGCGAGGCCCCCAGACCCCAGAGCACCGTCCCCACCACCGCCACCGGCACCGACCCGCCGATGATCACCATGAGCAGCCCGGCCGCCGCCAGTGCCGCGGTGACCCGCAGCACCGGCACCCGCCCGAAGCGGTCGAGCATCCGGGTGCCGAGCAGGCGCCCCACCGTCATGGAGCTGACGAAGACCGCGAAGCCGAGCACCGCGTGCGCGTTCGAGACGTCGTAGCCGTCCCGGAAGGCCAGCGCGAGCCAGTCGTTCGCCGAGCCCTCGGTGAACGCGAACGCCAGCACCAGCAGCCCGATCGCGAGCGTGCGCGGCTCGAGCCACGCCTGCATCGGGTGCCGGCGCTCCTTCGGCCGGTCGTGGGTGAGCGCCTCGACCACCTCGGCCTCGGGCAGGAACGACCCGCACGCCACCTGGGTCAGCACCGCGGCCACCACCGCGACGGCCGCGAGGTGCGCGGCGGTGGACAGGTCGATCGCGTTGGCCCAGGCGCCGAGCAGCGCTCCGACGACCGTGCCGATGCTGAACGCCGCGTGGAAGTGCGGCATGATCGCCCGGCCCAGCCGCCGCTCGACCTCGGCGCCCTCGACGTTCATCGCGACGTCCCAGGAGCCGGACCCGAAGCCCACCAGGAACAGTCCGGGCGCCAGGACGGCCACCGAGTCGGCCAGGCCGACGAGGAGTAGCCCGGTCGCGCAGACGACGGAGGCGACCCGCACCGTCCCGGCCGCGCCGATCCGGACGACGACCGCGCCGGTCAGCGGCAGGGCCAGCACGGCCCCGCCGGACATCGCGAGCAGGATCAGGCCCAGGCTCGAGGAGGACAGGCCGAGGCTGTCGCGGATCGCCGGGATGCGCGAGATCCAGGTGGCCATGATCAGGCCGTTGAGCAGGAAGACGCTCGTGACGGCGACCCGGGCGCGGGCCGCCCCGGGCGCCGGGGTCATGCGAGTCGGACGACGGCTCGCGCGCGCCCCAGGACGGTGAGCGCCGCGCCGTCCGGTCCGGGCGTGGTGGCGGTCAGGTCGATCCGGGCGGTCCGCGCCTCGTCGTCCAGGACCGCCACCTTCCCGGCGACCGTGACCTGCGCGCCCTCGACGTCGTCCACCGGGACGGGCTTGGTGAACCGCACGCCGTACTGGACGACGGCACCGGGGTCGCCGACCCAGTCCACGACCAGGCGCACGGCCGTGGCCATGGTGAGCATGCCGTGCGCGATGACGCCGGGCAGGCCGACCTCGCGGGCGAACCGCTCGTTCCAGTGGATCGGGTTGAAGTCGCCGCTGGCGCCGGCGTACCGGACCAGGTCGGCGCGGGTCAGCGTGAACGTGTGCTCGGGCAGCTCGTCGCCGACC
This genomic interval carries:
- the rplA gene encoding 50S ribosomal protein L1; translated protein: MKRSKSYRSAAEKIDADKFYAPLDAVRLAKETSTTKYDATVEVAFRLGIDPRKADQMVRGTVNLPHGTGKTARVLVFATGERAEQATAAGADFVGSDDLLEKVQGGWLDFDSVVATPDLMGKVGRLGKVLGPRGLMPNPKTGTVTMDVAKAVTDIKGGKIEFRSDKHANLHFIIGKTSFSEQNLVENYAAALEEVLRLKPSSAKGRYLRKATVATTMGPGIPVDPNRTRNVTVADEAESA
- the rplK gene encoding 50S ribosomal protein L11, which gives rise to MPPKKKKVTGLIKLQIQAGAATPAPPVGPALGQHGVNIMEFVKAYNAATEAQRGNVIPVEITVYEDRSFTFITKTPPAAELIKKAAGVAKGSGEPHKTKVAKLTNEQVREIAQSKMEDLNANDVDAAAKIIAGTARSMGITVEG
- the nusG gene encoding transcription termination/antitermination protein NusG, with the protein product MSDQTDPTTQTIGEDAPDGAAEVELSTNDDAAEADAEVDAAVVDAPVEDATEDATADEDDDVDPVEEFKAGLRRAPGDWFVIHSYAGYENRVKTNLETRIQSLTMEDFIFQVEVPMEEVTEVKNGQRKQVRRVRMPGYVLVRMDLTDESWGAVRHTPGVTGFVGNTHQPVPLSTDEVFSMLAPTLDVKEKPGQKAAAPVRVIDFEVGESVTVMEGPFETLPATISEISADAQKLKVLVSIFGRETPVELSFSQVAKI
- the secE gene encoding preprotein translocase subunit SecE produces the protein MSQTSTARRGPLSRIGLFFRQVMAELRKVVRPTRTELLTYTAVCMVFVVSVMAFVAALDIGLGAVVVRVFGGSSS
- a CDS encoding pyridoxal phosphate-dependent aminotransferase, whose protein sequence is MSAATAQRRVSQRIGAIAESATLAVDAKAKALKAEGRPVIGFGAGEPDFPTPDYVVEAAIEAARVPANHRYTPAGGLPDLKKAIAAKTERDSGLLVAPDQVLVTNGGKQAVYQAFATLLDPGDEVIVPTPYWTTYPEAIKLAGGVPVDVFAGADAGYLVTVDQLEAARTDRTKVLLFCSPSNPTGAVYPPDQVKAIGEWALEHGIWVVTDEIYEHLVYDGAESVSMPVVVPELADTCVVLNGVAKTYAMTGWRVGWLLGPKDVVKAATNLQSHATSNVANVSQRAAIAALTGDLSAVAMMREAFDRRRRTIVDMLNAIDGVHCPTPQGAFYVYPSVEGVLGRTIRGRTPTTSAELAELILDEVEVAVVPGEAFGPSGYLRLSYALGDADLAEGVGRIQELLGEGR
- a CDS encoding adenosine deaminase → MAAQRDLAALPKAHLHLHFTGSMRPATVIDLAHQHGIHLPDALTSGQPPELHATDEKGWFRFQRLYDIARSCVRTEDDVRRLVLEAAQDDARDGSRWLEIQVDPTSYAVHLGGLTPTLELVLDAVKVASARTGVGIAVVVAASRIRHPLDARTLARLAVQYVGDGPGEVVGFGLSNDERRGRTEDFAGAFRIARNAGLASVPHSGELLGPDHVQVTLDALAPDRIGHGVRSVEDPRVLEQIVQREITLETCPGSNVALGVYPEAEAVPLRTLLDAGARVALGADDPLLFGTRLTDQYRIAREVHGLDDAALAALAASSIRGSRAPDDVKRGLLGDVDAWLASDPT
- a CDS encoding serine/threonine protein kinase — its product is MTAPAVVTGIGEVFRVFDQQDSGCVSYGVRRGSERYFVKTATTPAADRSLRRAVEVHGAVQHPALVAPVRVEPDGDGIALVYPWVDGDVLYHATVGPDGRATSARRDDPGSPLARFRGLPLPAVRRAISTILEAHVPVDEAGLVAVDLYDGCFLYDWAADAVRIIDVDEYRRGPFVPDTQLPGSTRFYAPEEVGVGQVVDRRTTVFRLGRVARLLLDAGDTESAWRGSGAELEVIARATHRDPDQRFQSVADLVAHWHAAG
- a CDS encoding dienelactone hydrolase family protein, with protein sequence MTQIALFHSVLGVRPGVLDAAERLRADGHEVLVPDLYEGRVFDEYEPAMQYAEHELGPFEVMRRGLAAVADLPDGFVTAGFSAGGGSAVLVATRRPVAGVLLFAGAFLVEWLGDDVRWPAGVPAQLHSTVGDPFREQGEIDGTVAQVQAASGRIDVFEYAGDGHLFTDPSLPKEYDAVATELLWQRSLAFLRGLEV
- a CDS encoding sirohydrochlorin chelatase; the encoded protein is MSNPVLVACAHGTRGADGRRAVGTLVAAVQAARPGTVVRAAFVDVQEPTVAHVVHEVTDAGSSVVVVPLLLSAGYHVAVDIGRAVHGRAATATPALGPDDRLTALLHDRLLAAGTGDEDALVLAAAGSSDPAAVRDVERVAAALAALHSGPVTVGYAAAAKPSVTEAVETARREHPGRRVVVAAYLLAPGHFHRRLGDVGADVLTAALLSAAGPPDPRLVEIVLDRYDAGVRSLLRD
- a CDS encoding UDP-N-acetylmuramate dehydrogenase; translation: MRLAELTTLRVGGEPERLVTASTTDELVDAVREVDDADESLLLLAGGSNLLVSDEPVPGTVVRVASSGVVVESADGCGGVNVRVAAGEPWDDLVARAADEGWVGIEALSGIPGSVGATPVQNVGAYGQEVSQTIAQVRVWDRFGQQVVTVANADCRFTYRHSAFKGTDRFVVLDVLFQLRLGDLSAPIGYRDLAQGLGVEVGGRVPLADARQAVLEQRRRRGMVLDAEDHDTWSAGSFFTNPILSATDFERLRERVRERLGPDVEPPAWPEDAGTKTSAAWLIERAGFGKGFGLPGRVALSTKHTLAVTNRGGASAAELVALARVVRDGVQDEFAVTLVNEPVLVGLSL
- a CDS encoding MFS transporter, encoding MTPAPGAARARVAVTSVFLLNGLIMATWISRIPAIRDSLGLSSSSLGLILLAMSGGAVLALPLTGAVVVRIGAAGTVRVASVVCATGLLLVGLADSVAVLAPGLFLVGFGSGSWDVAMNVEGAEVERRLGRAIMPHFHAAFSIGTVVGALLGAWANAIDLSTAAHLAAVAVVAAVLTQVACGSFLPEAEVVEALTHDRPKERRHPMQAWLEPRTLAIGLLVLAFAFTEGSANDWLALAFRDGYDVSNAHAVLGFAVFVSSMTVGRLLGTRMLDRFGRVPVLRVTAALAAAGLLMVIIGGSVPVAVVGTVLWGLGASLGFPVGMSAAADDPEHAAARVSVVASIGYTAFLAGPPLIGFLADHVGVLRALYVVLGALVLGLLVVAAAREPIQERTP
- a CDS encoding MaoC family dehydratase — protein: MTQTTAPTFDGLAVGDELPEHTFTLTRADLVRYAGASGDFNPIHWNERFAREVGLPGVIAHGMLTMATAVRLVVDWVGDPGAVVQYGVRFTKPVPVDDVEGAQVTVAGKVAVLDDEARTARIDLTATTPGPDGAALTVLGRARAVVRLA